One Kribbella sp. NBC_00662 genomic region harbors:
- a CDS encoding DUF1905 domain-containing protein, with translation MNEVEFAGEIWYWRGPAPWYFITVPEEECAFFEAESSFVSYGWGMIPVVAEIGGTAWDTSMFPKDGRYLLPVKASVRRAEELDDGDVPTVRLRLRT, from the coding sequence GTGAACGAGGTCGAGTTCGCTGGGGAGATCTGGTACTGGCGGGGGCCGGCGCCTTGGTACTTCATCACGGTGCCGGAGGAGGAGTGTGCGTTCTTCGAGGCTGAGTCGAGCTTTGTCAGTTATGGGTGGGGGATGATCCCGGTCGTCGCGGAGATCGGTGGGACGGCGTGGGACACGTCGATGTTTCCGAAGGACGGGCGGTATTTGCTGCCGGTGAAGGCATCTGTGCGGCGGGCCGAGGAGCTCGACGACGGTGACGTGCCGACGGTGCGGTTGCGGCTGCGGACCTGA
- a CDS encoding isochorismatase family protein, which produces MSTLADRPNTALLVVDVQNGVVADAHERDQVVANISTLVGKARAGGVPVVWVQHSSDNLVKDSDEWQFVPELTRDGSEALVHKTFPDSFEATDLEDVLARAGIGHLIVSGAQTDECIRSTIHGAFVRGYDVTLVGDAHTTENLSEYGAPTPDKVIAHTNLYWQYHRAPGRTAAVQNTDEVTF; this is translated from the coding sequence ATGTCTACGCTGGCTGATCGGCCGAACACGGCCTTGTTGGTGGTCGACGTCCAGAACGGTGTCGTGGCCGACGCGCACGAGCGCGACCAGGTCGTGGCGAACATCAGCACCCTCGTCGGCAAGGCCCGCGCGGGCGGCGTACCGGTTGTGTGGGTCCAGCACTCGAGCGACAACCTCGTCAAGGACAGCGACGAGTGGCAGTTCGTCCCGGAGCTGACGCGTGACGGCTCGGAAGCGCTCGTCCACAAGACGTTCCCCGACTCCTTCGAGGCGACCGACCTCGAGGACGTCCTCGCCCGCGCCGGCATCGGCCACCTGATCGTGAGCGGCGCCCAGACCGACGAGTGCATCCGCTCCACGATCCACGGCGCCTTCGTCCGCGGGTACGACGTCACGCTGGTCGGCGACGCTCACACGACGGAGAACCTGTCGGAGTACGGCGCTCCGACACCCGACAAGGTGATCGCCCACACCAACCTCTACTGGCAGTACCACCGGGCCCCGGGCCGCACCGCCGCCGTGCAGAACACCGACGAGGTCACCTTCTGA
- a CDS encoding HAD family hydrolase: protein MLKSVLFDLDGTLVDQESAAAEAVVEWAAEYGVIGATVAADWARVSDRHYSRYQRRELTFAEQRRARVREFLAVDVSDSEADEMFVGYVRRYEAGWSVFDDAVPALRAVRAAGLGVVVLTNGNRGHQQFKLQQLALADEIDELIAGESLPAGKPDPRAFRCALDQLGVSSDEVVMVGDSLEKDVRGAQAVGIEAVLVDRNGVHAEVGVPRVRSLGELPGLLRR from the coding sequence GTGCTGAAGAGCGTTCTGTTCGACCTCGACGGGACCTTGGTCGATCAGGAATCAGCCGCGGCCGAGGCTGTCGTCGAATGGGCAGCGGAGTACGGCGTCATCGGCGCGACCGTAGCCGCTGACTGGGCGCGGGTGTCCGACCGGCACTACAGCCGCTACCAGCGGCGGGAGCTCACGTTCGCGGAGCAGCGGCGAGCGCGGGTGCGGGAGTTCCTCGCGGTCGACGTCAGTGACTCCGAGGCCGACGAGATGTTCGTGGGGTATGTACGGCGGTACGAGGCGGGCTGGTCGGTGTTCGACGACGCCGTCCCCGCGCTGCGGGCGGTCCGGGCGGCAGGTCTCGGAGTGGTGGTGCTGACGAATGGCAACCGCGGACACCAGCAGTTCAAGCTTCAGCAGCTTGCGCTCGCCGATGAGATCGACGAACTGATCGCCGGCGAATCCCTTCCGGCCGGGAAGCCTGATCCGCGGGCGTTTCGGTGCGCGCTCGACCAGCTCGGGGTGAGCTCCGACGAGGTGGTGATGGTCGGAGATTCCCTGGAGAAGGACGTGCGAGGCGCGCAGGCAGTAGGGATCGAGGCCGTGCTCGTTGACCGGAACGGCGTGCACGCGGAGGTCGGCGTACCGCGGGTCCGGTCGTTGGGTGAGCTTCCGGGGCTGCTCAGAAGGTGA
- a CDS encoding aldo/keto reductase, whose protein sequence is MVDECPWKIYPGRMQNSQVNTSLPLNVSSGIAECKSGEFWQLGDVAVRRIGFGAKRLAGPGRDGADVQERAVALLRHAVALGVNHIDTAAFYPSHGAAGQTSFESLDWANDVIRRALAPYPEQFVLATKVGPTNNGLARPDELPTLVEGELRALGVDVLDLVNLRLHGMKSIAEHFGVLADLQAKGMIRHLGVSNVRVEHLREALEIAPVVAVQNRYSVGFGRMNDELLGLCGELGIAFVPFFTLTAESREAGGVPESAAVQEVADRHGATPAQIRLAWTLSRGPHVLAIPGTSSRQHLEENLMAADITLSPADLAVLDAITD, encoded by the coding sequence ATGGTGGACGAATGTCCTTGGAAGATTTATCCTGGCCGAATGCAGAATTCACAGGTAAATACTTCTCTACCATTAAACGTATCATCGGGAATTGCGGAATGCAAGTCCGGCGAATTCTGGCAGCTCGGGGATGTTGCGGTCCGGCGGATCGGCTTCGGCGCGAAGCGGCTCGCGGGACCGGGCCGCGACGGAGCTGACGTGCAGGAGCGGGCGGTCGCGCTGTTGCGCCACGCGGTCGCGCTCGGCGTGAACCACATCGACACCGCGGCGTTCTATCCCAGTCACGGCGCTGCGGGGCAGACGTCGTTCGAAAGCCTCGACTGGGCGAACGACGTGATCCGCCGGGCGCTCGCGCCGTACCCCGAGCAGTTCGTGCTCGCCACGAAGGTCGGGCCGACCAACAACGGTCTCGCGCGCCCGGACGAGTTGCCGACGCTGGTGGAGGGTGAGCTGCGGGCGCTCGGAGTAGACGTGCTGGATCTGGTCAATCTGCGGTTGCACGGGATGAAGTCGATCGCGGAGCATTTCGGCGTACTCGCTGATTTGCAGGCGAAGGGCATGATCCGGCACCTGGGTGTGTCGAATGTGCGGGTGGAGCATCTTCGCGAGGCGCTGGAGATTGCGCCGGTGGTCGCGGTGCAGAACCGGTACAGCGTCGGATTCGGGCGGATGAACGACGAGCTCCTGGGTCTGTGCGGTGAACTGGGGATCGCGTTCGTGCCGTTCTTCACGCTGACCGCGGAATCGCGCGAAGCCGGCGGGGTCCCAGAGTCGGCGGCCGTGCAGGAGGTGGCGGATCGGCACGGGGCGACACCCGCTCAGATCCGCCTGGCGTGGACGCTGAGCCGAGGCCCGCACGTCCTCGCGATTCCGGGCACCTCGAGCCGACAGCACCTGGAGGAGAACCTGATGGCAGCCGACATCACCCTCTCCCCCGCCGACCTCGCCGTACTCGACGCCATCACAGACTGA
- a CDS encoding phosphotransferase yields MGLTDRQQALLDAWLPSAELIKDHSWGLIGTLVLELTHHGERYIAKAGDAADHHLAREIRAHRNWLTPWTSRGRAPELVQADDDAKLLLTRFLPGELVQGSPAEWAQATYREAGELLAQFHQQTAVPDDAYEARENERTLTYLSKPHRIAPDLTDRLRAEISGWPTPPAMLVPTHGDWQPRNWLTDNGTIRVIDFGRADLRPAYTDLARLAAQQFRTNPELAAAFLSGYGSDPREPDVWHRAQLREAVNTCVWAYQVGDEPFEQQGHRMIAEAVR; encoded by the coding sequence GTGGGACTCACCGACAGACAACAAGCTCTCCTCGACGCCTGGCTGCCGTCCGCCGAGCTGATCAAGGACCACAGCTGGGGTCTGATCGGCACCCTCGTGCTCGAGCTCACGCACCACGGCGAGCGCTACATCGCCAAGGCCGGCGATGCGGCCGACCACCATCTCGCGCGGGAGATACGGGCCCACCGCAACTGGTTGACGCCGTGGACCTCGCGGGGGAGAGCGCCCGAACTCGTCCAGGCCGACGACGACGCCAAGCTTCTGCTGACGCGGTTCCTGCCGGGGGAGTTGGTCCAGGGCTCGCCTGCCGAGTGGGCGCAGGCGACGTACCGCGAGGCGGGTGAGCTGCTGGCGCAGTTCCACCAACAGACCGCCGTACCGGATGATGCTTACGAGGCTCGTGAGAACGAGCGGACGCTGACGTACCTGAGCAAGCCGCATCGCATCGCGCCCGATCTGACCGACCGTCTGCGAGCAGAGATCTCCGGTTGGCCGACGCCGCCGGCGATGCTCGTGCCGACGCACGGCGACTGGCAGCCGCGGAACTGGCTGACCGACAACGGCACGATCCGCGTCATCGACTTCGGCCGCGCCGACCTCCGCCCGGCCTACACGGATCTTGCACGGCTCGCCGCGCAGCAGTTCCGCACGAACCCGGAGCTGGCGGCCGCCTTCCTGAGCGGCTACGGCTCGGACCCCCGTGAGCCGGACGTCTGGCATCGAGCCCAGCTGCGCGAAGCGGTCAACACCTGCGTCTGGGCCTACCAGGTTGGTGATGAGCCGTTCGAACAACAAGGCCATCGGATGATCGCGGAGGCCGTTCGCTAG
- a CDS encoding cyclopropane-fatty-acyl-phospholipid synthase family protein, whose product MPSALDPLIVDRYPRSNTYDPQWIVDNLMGPHPLWSAEGLMQAMTLEPGMRVLDLGCGTALTSIFFAREYDVEVWAIDLWVDPTENWQRIQDAGAADRVHPIRSDAHKLLFAHDFFDAIVSIGAFNYFGTGADYLGYLTQFLRPGGAVGVIAPGIRTAPALAPPPYLENRWGPDLCTWLPPDWWHQLWQRTNLVTVQTADFLPNGWSDWLLWLKTCAEVGRGYKPDEQMLEADQGNLLGLTRLVAQLN is encoded by the coding sequence ATGCCCTCCGCTCTTGATCCGCTCATCGTCGACCGATATCCGCGGTCGAACACCTACGACCCGCAGTGGATCGTCGACAACCTGATGGGCCCGCATCCGCTGTGGAGCGCGGAGGGTCTGATGCAGGCGATGACGCTCGAGCCCGGCATGCGGGTCCTCGACCTCGGCTGCGGTACGGCGCTGACGTCGATCTTCTTCGCCCGCGAGTACGACGTGGAAGTCTGGGCGATCGATCTGTGGGTTGACCCGACCGAGAACTGGCAACGGATCCAGGACGCCGGCGCCGCCGACCGCGTCCACCCGATCCGGTCCGACGCGCACAAACTCCTGTTCGCCCACGACTTCTTCGACGCGATCGTCAGCATCGGCGCCTTCAACTACTTCGGCACCGGCGCCGACTACCTCGGCTACCTCACCCAGTTTCTCCGCCCCGGTGGTGCGGTCGGCGTGATCGCGCCCGGCATCCGTACGGCGCCCGCGCTCGCACCCCCGCCGTACCTCGAGAATCGCTGGGGCCCTGACCTGTGCACCTGGCTCCCGCCCGACTGGTGGCACCAACTCTGGCAACGCACGAACCTGGTGACCGTCCAAACCGCCGACTTCCTCCCGAACGGCTGGTCCGACTGGCTCCTCTGGCTGAAAACCTGCGCAGAAGTAGGCCGTGGCTACAAACCGGACGAACAAATGCTGGAAGCCGACCAAGGAAACCTACTCGGCCTGACCCGCCTGGTCGCACAGCTCAACTAG
- a CDS encoding NUDIX hydrolase has protein sequence MKIPRGAVVVIEAGKVLVVKRYLRLETSAECVMCEYSNAPGPRCGGHRYSVLPGGHVEAGESAAIRELEEETTLTATVDRLLWTGTHNGRPAYYFLATDVRGVPRLSGDEAVEHCPTNHFELRWVDARELDDIYPADLRMRLVELCDQAGQAE, from the coding sequence ATGAAGATCCCACGAGGAGCTGTGGTCGTCATCGAGGCCGGCAAGGTCCTGGTCGTGAAGCGCTACCTGCGCCTCGAGACCTCCGCCGAGTGCGTGATGTGCGAGTACTCCAACGCCCCCGGACCGAGGTGTGGCGGCCATCGGTATTCCGTGCTCCCGGGCGGGCATGTGGAAGCGGGCGAGTCTGCTGCGATCCGCGAGCTCGAGGAGGAGACGACGCTCACCGCGACCGTGGATCGGCTGTTGTGGACGGGCACGCACAACGGGCGGCCGGCGTACTACTTCCTCGCGACCGACGTGCGCGGCGTACCGCGACTTTCCGGCGATGAAGCAGTAGAGCATTGTCCGACCAATCATTTCGAATTGCGGTGGGTCGATGCGCGGGAGTTGGACGACATTTATCCGGCGGATCTGAGAATGCGTCTAGTTGAGCTGTGCGACCAGGCGGGTCAGGCCGAGTAG
- a CDS encoding tautomerase family protein, giving the protein MPSTMIEVRREYSEAEEVALIDAVHDAVVAGFQIPPQDKDVRLVVHAPHRFACSPRLTQPEYFTLVTIDCFAGRSIDAKRALYSQMIINLKPFNIPADHVTILIRDHPTHNWGLRGGHPASDLDLGFNINV; this is encoded by the coding sequence ATGCCAAGCACGATGATCGAAGTTCGTCGCGAGTATTCGGAGGCGGAGGAGGTTGCGCTGATCGATGCCGTGCATGACGCGGTGGTGGCCGGGTTCCAGATTCCTCCACAGGACAAGGATGTACGACTCGTCGTGCATGCCCCGCATCGGTTCGCCTGCTCGCCGCGGTTGACGCAGCCGGAGTACTTCACACTCGTCACCATCGACTGCTTCGCCGGCCGCTCGATCGACGCCAAGCGCGCCCTCTACAGCCAGATGATCATCAACCTGAAGCCGTTCAACATCCCCGCCGACCACGTGACGATCCTCATCCGGGACCACCCCACCCACAACTGGGGCCTCCGAGGCGGCCACCCAGCCTCCGACCTGGACCTCGGCTTCAACATCAACGTCTGA
- a CDS encoding NUDIX domain-containing protein, whose translation MTPHATRHMTSIFLVRRGSVLLLYRRGSRAIADSWVGIGGHVEADEFNNPTAAALRELHEEVGVAADHLDNFSLRYVAMRDTGAELRTTYYFTANLRPDAPIPTECPEGDLRWFELTVDPTSLDMPPTAGVAFAHWLAEGRHDQHLRFIVIDAAGRVTGPL comes from the coding sequence ATGACTCCGCACGCGACGCGCCACATGACGTCGATCTTCCTGGTGCGGCGGGGGAGTGTCCTGCTCCTCTACCGCCGTGGATCCCGTGCCATCGCCGACTCCTGGGTCGGCATCGGCGGCCACGTCGAAGCGGACGAGTTCAACAACCCGACGGCTGCCGCACTCCGGGAACTCCACGAGGAGGTCGGTGTCGCCGCCGACCACCTCGACAACTTCAGCCTGCGGTACGTCGCGATGCGCGACACCGGCGCCGAACTTCGCACCACGTACTACTTCACCGCCAACCTGCGCCCGGACGCACCCATCCCCACCGAATGCCCCGAGGGCGATCTCCGCTGGTTCGAGCTGACGGTCGATCCCACCTCGCTCGACATGCCGCCGACAGCCGGAGTCGCCTTTGCGCACTGGCTGGCCGAAGGCCGGCATGATCAACATCTCCGATTCATCGTGATCGACGCCGCCGGACGTGTGACGGGACCGCTTTGA
- a CDS encoding DUF3626 domain-containing protein — MITLQFHPNWPHGEWMVIESMVRDGSYRSQFVTGVSNGGLTAFAGGDRWRWESRLFSGKYDEQPASARPVYGVWNRRDDPYGGGIRFGSSYFRLKEDAIDRATFCFPDSAREPQHFGDKSQLEQLCRLADESGFDDLDGYVEAHVHGGVQLATDVDAVVLDPSFVGTRVEEAAQQLGCPVEYHPGFRATANEFDPEYRGEHIVELARSLGPELTPERLGHAARNHSAQSVKQVWHCLARFGRIRR; from the coding sequence ATGATCACTTTGCAATTCCACCCGAATTGGCCGCATGGGGAGTGGATGGTTATTGAATCGATGGTGCGCGACGGGTCTTATCGGTCGCAGTTTGTTACCGGGGTTTCTAACGGGGGACTGACCGCGTTTGCCGGTGGGGACCGTTGGCGGTGGGAGAGTCGGTTGTTCTCGGGCAAGTACGACGAGCAGCCGGCGTCGGCGAGACCCGTATACGGGGTGTGGAATCGGCGCGACGATCCGTACGGCGGCGGGATTCGGTTCGGGTCGTCGTACTTTCGGTTGAAGGAGGACGCGATAGATCGGGCGACCTTCTGTTTTCCGGATTCTGCACGGGAGCCGCAGCACTTCGGCGACAAGAGTCAGCTGGAGCAGCTGTGCCGGTTGGCCGACGAGTCCGGCTTCGATGATCTGGATGGCTACGTCGAGGCGCACGTCCACGGCGGCGTGCAGCTCGCTACCGACGTCGACGCCGTGGTGCTTGATCCGTCGTTTGTCGGCACCCGGGTTGAGGAGGCCGCACAACAACTCGGCTGTCCGGTGGAATACCACCCGGGATTTCGTGCCACGGCAAATGAATTCGACCCGGAATACCGCGGTGAGCACATCGTCGAGCTGGCACGCTCGCTCGGCCCCGAATTGACACCCGAGCGATTAGGACATGCAGCCCGCAACCATTCCGCGCAATCCGTCAAGCAGGTCTGGCACTGCCTAGCGCGTTTCGGGCGGATCCGTCGCTAA
- a CDS encoding RNA polymerase sigma factor, which translates to MSDVQETITRVHHEEWARVVASLTKRFGDLDVAEEAAAEAFATAVERWPDDGVPPNPGAWLTTTANRKAIDRLRRENKRDDKHKEAQMVYDEPPEPLGVIDDERLRLIFTCCHPALSMETRVALTLRMVGGLTVPEIARAFLVQETAMGQRITRAKAKIKAARIPYRVPDAEDLPRRVSGVLTVLFIVFNEGYLATGPDTDPVRHELTSEAIRLTRLIRALMPSDGEVAGLLALMLLTEARRTARVSASGELVSLDEQDRGAWDAAMVAEGHRLVRERLAAGVAPGRYQILAAINAVHTSARDVRDTDWSQVVALYTQLIRVDPSPIVELNRAIAVAELDGPEVALATIDKLAEKLDGYHAFHATRADLLRRTGQSREARAAYDRAIELAGNTAETAYLTRRRDQLATDPPETR; encoded by the coding sequence GTGAGCGATGTCCAGGAAACGATCACGCGCGTCCACCACGAGGAGTGGGCGCGGGTGGTCGCGTCCCTGACCAAGCGTTTCGGCGACCTGGACGTCGCCGAGGAGGCCGCCGCCGAGGCGTTCGCGACCGCCGTCGAACGGTGGCCGGACGACGGCGTACCCCCGAACCCCGGCGCGTGGCTGACCACCACCGCCAACCGCAAGGCCATCGACCGGCTCCGTCGCGAGAACAAACGCGACGACAAACACAAGGAGGCTCAGATGGTGTACGACGAACCGCCCGAGCCTCTCGGTGTCATCGACGACGAGCGGCTCCGGCTGATCTTCACCTGCTGCCACCCGGCGCTCTCGATGGAGACTCGGGTCGCGCTGACGCTACGCATGGTCGGCGGACTGACCGTGCCCGAGATCGCCCGTGCATTCCTCGTGCAGGAGACCGCGATGGGGCAGCGGATCACCCGCGCGAAGGCCAAGATCAAGGCGGCGCGGATCCCCTATCGGGTGCCCGATGCGGAGGATCTCCCCCGGCGCGTGTCCGGCGTACTCACCGTGCTGTTCATCGTGTTCAACGAGGGCTATCTGGCGACCGGTCCCGACACGGATCCGGTGCGGCATGAGCTGACCTCGGAGGCGATCCGGCTGACGCGGCTGATCCGCGCCCTGATGCCGAGCGACGGTGAGGTCGCCGGGTTGCTGGCATTGATGCTGCTGACCGAGGCCCGCCGTACGGCGCGGGTGTCGGCGAGCGGCGAGCTGGTGTCGTTGGACGAGCAGGATCGTGGCGCGTGGGATGCGGCGATGGTCGCCGAGGGGCATCGGCTGGTGCGTGAACGGTTGGCGGCCGGGGTCGCTCCGGGGCGGTACCAGATCCTCGCGGCGATCAACGCCGTACACACGTCTGCGCGGGACGTGCGCGACACGGACTGGTCGCAGGTGGTCGCGCTGTACACGCAGCTGATCCGCGTCGATCCGTCCCCGATCGTCGAGTTGAATCGGGCGATCGCGGTGGCCGAGCTCGATGGTCCGGAGGTCGCGCTGGCGACGATCGACAAGCTCGCTGAGAAGCTGGACGGGTATCACGCATTCCACGCGACGCGGGCGGATCTGTTGCGCCGGACGGGTCAGAGCCGGGAGGCGCGCGCGGCGTACGACAGGGCGATCGAGCTGGCCGGCAACACTGCCGAGACGGCGTACCTCACACGTCGTCGCGATCAATTAGCGACGGATCCGCCCGAAACGCGCTAG
- a CDS encoding YciI family protein yields the protein MQFLVSVLDDKTNSATEEEMTAITAFNERIIADGNWVFAGGLAAPSAATVVDNRGDAAIFTDGPYLESKEYIAGLWIMEAPDLDAARALVTEASKACNRRLEVRPFL from the coding sequence ATGCAGTTCCTGGTTTCTGTGCTCGACGACAAGACCAATTCGGCGACCGAGGAAGAGATGACCGCCATCACGGCGTTCAACGAACGGATCATCGCCGACGGCAACTGGGTCTTCGCCGGCGGTCTCGCGGCGCCGAGCGCGGCCACCGTCGTCGACAACCGCGGCGATGCAGCCATCTTCACCGACGGGCCGTACCTGGAGTCGAAGGAATACATCGCCGGCCTCTGGATCATGGAGGCGCCCGATCTCGACGCGGCCCGAGCCCTCGTGACCGAGGCGTCGAAAGCGTGCAACCGCAGGCTCGAGGTGCGGCCGTTCCTGTGA
- a CDS encoding YciI family protein produces the protein MHYLISVVDDESSSDAADGSGDVEAFNERLKADGYWVYVGGLDSPATATVVDNRKDAAILTDGPFLESKEYLGGLWIVDAPDLDVALKLAAEASKVCDRKLEVRPFADE, from the coding sequence ATGCACTACTTGATTTCTGTGGTCGACGACGAGAGCAGCTCGGACGCGGCGGACGGATCGGGTGACGTTGAGGCGTTCAACGAGCGGCTGAAGGCCGACGGGTACTGGGTATATGTCGGCGGGCTCGACTCCCCCGCGACGGCCACCGTCGTGGACAACCGGAAGGACGCGGCGATCCTCACCGACGGGCCGTTTCTCGAATCGAAGGAGTATCTCGGCGGGCTCTGGATCGTCGACGCCCCGGACCTCGACGTCGCGCTGAAGCTTGCCGCGGAAGCGTCGAAGGTGTGCGACCGGAAACTCGAAGTACGGCCGTTCGCCGACGAATGA
- a CDS encoding VOC family protein, giving the protein MEIVVTLDCIDTEAQAGFWLDVLGPLGYRRDFDAPPYLSLTTPSSAPTLLLQAVPEVKQGKNRMHLDLRVEDLPTEVEKLEQLGARRLSTELTEHGFRWVVLADPEGNEFCVFVPPKTSGTAG; this is encoded by the coding sequence ATGGAAATCGTCGTGACACTCGACTGCATCGACACCGAAGCTCAAGCAGGATTCTGGCTGGACGTGCTTGGACCACTGGGGTATCGACGGGACTTCGACGCACCGCCGTATCTCAGCCTGACCACGCCCAGCTCAGCACCGACGCTGCTGCTGCAGGCAGTCCCGGAAGTCAAGCAGGGCAAGAATCGAATGCACCTCGACCTCCGGGTGGAAGACTTGCCGACCGAGGTAGAGAAATTGGAGCAGCTGGGTGCGCGGCGGCTCTCCACCGAACTCACTGAACACGGCTTCCGTTGGGTCGTTCTCGCTGATCCAGAAGGAAACGAGTTCTGCGTCTTCGTTCCGCCGAAGACCTCAGGTACGGCGGGATAG
- a CDS encoding GNAT family N-acetyltransferase has translation MPEYTRFVAAHLDGVLRLCTNEGWPSFPADPARATRVLTAPGVTTVVALDHGDVIGFAELFSDGELQAYLANMVVDETRRGEGIGRAMVNEALRLAGGERVDLLSQDDATEFYRTFPHFEKPGFRLYPFYQDSTEAS, from the coding sequence ATGCCTGAGTACACACGGTTTGTGGCCGCACATCTCGACGGGGTACTTCGACTCTGCACCAACGAAGGCTGGCCGTCGTTCCCCGCGGACCCAGCGCGTGCTACGAGAGTGCTGACGGCCCCCGGGGTGACCACGGTCGTCGCGCTTGATCACGGAGACGTCATCGGGTTCGCTGAGCTCTTCAGCGATGGAGAACTCCAGGCGTACCTCGCCAACATGGTGGTCGACGAGACTCGCCGCGGCGAGGGGATCGGCCGCGCCATGGTCAACGAGGCTCTGCGCCTCGCCGGCGGGGAGCGAGTAGATCTGCTCAGTCAGGACGATGCCACCGAGTTCTACCGAACATTTCCTCACTTCGAGAAGCCTGGCTTCCGCCTCTATCCGTTCTATCAAGACAGCACCGAAGCAAGCTGA